One window from the genome of Oreochromis niloticus isolate F11D_XX linkage group LG20, O_niloticus_UMD_NMBU, whole genome shotgun sequence encodes:
- the acvrl1 gene encoding serine/threonine-protein kinase receptor R3 isoform X1, with the protein MVVEMGSSAVLTGLIAGVILWTSAIHGDTTDDGNLLCSCKNDKGTCKNETCMGDYCFYTWMEDGYEELGCFSENTKVQCYSSFPGYFTQCCRKDKCNAVITVPPSISEESTPTPPEPGRLELWIPLFLLFLFVTACVFGLILLLRFRRAARRLQDVEGHDVKILKVPRGDDPTYGNIYDEFCTSGSGTGLPYLVQRTMARQISLVECVGKGRYGEVWRGTWMGESVAVKIFSSRDEHSWFRETEIYNTVQLRHDNILGFIASDMTSKNSSTQLWLITHYHELGSLYDFLQYSSLDPESCLRMCLSVACGLVHLHTEIVSSQEKPAIAHRDLKSRNILVKRNGQCCIADLGLAVIHSQSHDYLDVGNNPRVGTKRYMAPEVLDETIRVDVFESYKQTDIWALGLVFWEISRRTVVNGIVEDYRPPFFDLVPSDPSFEEMKKVVCVDQQRPSLHNRLHSHPILSAIVKIMKECWYQNPTARLTALRIRKTLSKLDHDDFSIEKLKQDF; encoded by the exons AGATGGGAAGCTCTGCTGTGCTCACAGGGTTGATAGCTGGAGTTATTTTGTGGACGTCTGCCATCCATGGAG ACACCACAGATGATGGGAATCTGCTGTGTTCTTGCAAAAATGACAAAGGCACATGTAAAAATGAAACGTGCATGGGAGATTATTGTTTTTATACCTGGATGGAAGACGGATATGAGGAGTTGGGCTGTTTCAGTGAGAACACCAAAGTGCAGTGCTACTCCTCCTTCCCTGGCTACTTTACGCAGTGCTGCAGAAAGGACAAGTGCAACGCCGTCATTACAGTGCCTCCAAGCATAAGT GAGGAGTCGACACCAACACCCCCAGAACCTGGTCGCCTAGAGCTGTGGATCCCCCTGTTCctgctgttcttatttgttacTGCCTGTGTCTTTGGCCTGATACTACTCCTGCGCTTCCGACGTGCAGCCCGCAGACTACAAGATGTTGAAGGCCATGATGTCAAAATACTCAAAGTCCCCAGGGGAGATGACCCCACATATGGC AATATCTATGATGAGTTTTGTACATCAGGGAGTGGGACAGGGCTTCCGTATCTTGTCCAGAGAACTATGGCCAGGCAAATCTCACTTGTTGAGTGTGTCG GCAAAGGCAGGTACGGAGAGGTTTGGAGGGGAACGTGGATGGGGGAAAGTGTCGCCGTCAAGATTTTCTCCTCTAGAGATGAGCACTCCTGGTTTAGAGAGACAGAAATCTACAATACTGTACAGCTGCGACACGACAACATACTCG gTTTCATAGCCTCCGACATGACATCCAAGAATTCCAGTACCCAGCTGTGGCTCATCACCCACTATCATGAGCTCGGGTCTCTCTACGATTTCTTGCAGTACAGCAGCTTGGACCCAGAGAGCTGCTTGAGGATGTGTCTGTCTGTGGCTTGTGGCCTGGTCCACCTGCACACTGAGATTGTTAGCTCCCAGGAAAAACCAGCTATTGCCCACCGAGACCTGAAAAGCCGAAATATTCTGGTAAAGCGCAACGGACAGTGCTGCATCGCTGATCTCG GTTTAGCAGTGATACACTCTCAGTCCCATGACTACCTCGATGTGGGCAACAACCCTCGCGTGGGGACCAAGCGCTACATGGCCCCTGAGGTGCTGGATGAAACTATCCGTGTGGATGTTTTTGAGTCCTATAAGCAAACTGACATCTGGGCTCTCGGGCTGGTCTTCTGGGAAATTTCCCGCAGGACTGTTGTCAATG GCATTGTGGAAGATTACCGTCCACCCTTCTTTGACCTGGTGCCCTCGGATCCCAGCTTTGAGGAGATGAAAAAGGTGGTGTGTGTGGACCAGCAGAGGCCCAGTCTGCACAACAGGCTCCATTCTCACCCA ATATTGTCAGCCATCGTGAAGATCATGAAGGAGTGCTGGTACCAGAACCCAACAGCCCGCCTCACAGCCTTGCGAATAAGGAAGACTCTCTCCAAACTGGATCACGACGACTTCAGCATTGAAAAACTGAAGCAGGATTTCTAG
- the acvrl1 gene encoding serine/threonine-protein kinase receptor R3 isoform X2, translating into MGSSAVLTGLIAGVILWTSAIHGDTTDDGNLLCSCKNDKGTCKNETCMGDYCFYTWMEDGYEELGCFSENTKVQCYSSFPGYFTQCCRKDKCNAVITVPPSISEESTPTPPEPGRLELWIPLFLLFLFVTACVFGLILLLRFRRAARRLQDVEGHDVKILKVPRGDDPTYGNIYDEFCTSGSGTGLPYLVQRTMARQISLVECVGKGRYGEVWRGTWMGESVAVKIFSSRDEHSWFRETEIYNTVQLRHDNILGFIASDMTSKNSSTQLWLITHYHELGSLYDFLQYSSLDPESCLRMCLSVACGLVHLHTEIVSSQEKPAIAHRDLKSRNILVKRNGQCCIADLGLAVIHSQSHDYLDVGNNPRVGTKRYMAPEVLDETIRVDVFESYKQTDIWALGLVFWEISRRTVVNGIVEDYRPPFFDLVPSDPSFEEMKKVVCVDQQRPSLHNRLHSHPILSAIVKIMKECWYQNPTARLTALRIRKTLSKLDHDDFSIEKLKQDF; encoded by the exons ATGGGAAGCTCTGCTGTGCTCACAGGGTTGATAGCTGGAGTTATTTTGTGGACGTCTGCCATCCATGGAG ACACCACAGATGATGGGAATCTGCTGTGTTCTTGCAAAAATGACAAAGGCACATGTAAAAATGAAACGTGCATGGGAGATTATTGTTTTTATACCTGGATGGAAGACGGATATGAGGAGTTGGGCTGTTTCAGTGAGAACACCAAAGTGCAGTGCTACTCCTCCTTCCCTGGCTACTTTACGCAGTGCTGCAGAAAGGACAAGTGCAACGCCGTCATTACAGTGCCTCCAAGCATAAGT GAGGAGTCGACACCAACACCCCCAGAACCTGGTCGCCTAGAGCTGTGGATCCCCCTGTTCctgctgttcttatttgttacTGCCTGTGTCTTTGGCCTGATACTACTCCTGCGCTTCCGACGTGCAGCCCGCAGACTACAAGATGTTGAAGGCCATGATGTCAAAATACTCAAAGTCCCCAGGGGAGATGACCCCACATATGGC AATATCTATGATGAGTTTTGTACATCAGGGAGTGGGACAGGGCTTCCGTATCTTGTCCAGAGAACTATGGCCAGGCAAATCTCACTTGTTGAGTGTGTCG GCAAAGGCAGGTACGGAGAGGTTTGGAGGGGAACGTGGATGGGGGAAAGTGTCGCCGTCAAGATTTTCTCCTCTAGAGATGAGCACTCCTGGTTTAGAGAGACAGAAATCTACAATACTGTACAGCTGCGACACGACAACATACTCG gTTTCATAGCCTCCGACATGACATCCAAGAATTCCAGTACCCAGCTGTGGCTCATCACCCACTATCATGAGCTCGGGTCTCTCTACGATTTCTTGCAGTACAGCAGCTTGGACCCAGAGAGCTGCTTGAGGATGTGTCTGTCTGTGGCTTGTGGCCTGGTCCACCTGCACACTGAGATTGTTAGCTCCCAGGAAAAACCAGCTATTGCCCACCGAGACCTGAAAAGCCGAAATATTCTGGTAAAGCGCAACGGACAGTGCTGCATCGCTGATCTCG GTTTAGCAGTGATACACTCTCAGTCCCATGACTACCTCGATGTGGGCAACAACCCTCGCGTGGGGACCAAGCGCTACATGGCCCCTGAGGTGCTGGATGAAACTATCCGTGTGGATGTTTTTGAGTCCTATAAGCAAACTGACATCTGGGCTCTCGGGCTGGTCTTCTGGGAAATTTCCCGCAGGACTGTTGTCAATG GCATTGTGGAAGATTACCGTCCACCCTTCTTTGACCTGGTGCCCTCGGATCCCAGCTTTGAGGAGATGAAAAAGGTGGTGTGTGTGGACCAGCAGAGGCCCAGTCTGCACAACAGGCTCCATTCTCACCCA ATATTGTCAGCCATCGTGAAGATCATGAAGGAGTGCTGGTACCAGAACCCAACAGCCCGCCTCACAGCCTTGCGAATAAGGAAGACTCTCTCCAAACTGGATCACGACGACTTCAGCATTGAAAAACTGAAGCAGGATTTCTAG